ATACACTATTTACACAAAGGCatcaataaacacacaaaatccacgtaaataaaaataatttatgtaaTAAATTTGGATTTATGTGAAGTGAATCAGgaggaaaaaatacatttgtttacagAGAATACACTTGTATTACAATCACtgagtatttttatattttatgtaaatatgcTTATGTTATACACATGGAAATCCTAACAGCTAAAATGCTTCCTTATATTGGCGTGTGATAGGATTGGAACTCTAGATTCTGCTTCTAAAAGTTTTTAGTTTCCTTTCAGGAGATTCTTAGATGCACAAATAAAAAAGTGTTTGTAAGCGTCTAATTACAGGTGAACCCAATCTGGGTATTCAGAAACTCCACCTCCTTACAAATCCCACCAGGAagtgacagaaaaaaattgaaaaggcATTGGTGAGAACTGAGTAcaacatctcaaaaaaagaGTTCAAAAAGGAATCAAGATCATAAAAAATTGAGAATGGCTTCTGTGAAAACAGTATCTGTGGAAGATCTTACTTGTCCTGTGTGCTGTGAAATCTTCAGTTTTcctgttattctgtcatgtagTCACAGTATCTGTAAAGAATGTCTTCAGCAGTTCTGGAAAACCAAAAAAGTCCGGCAGTGTCCCATCTGCAGGAGAAGATCCTCAAGAGGGGAACCTCTTTGTAATCTGGTGTTGAAGAACTTATGTGAGTCCTTCACAGCAGAAAGTCCTTCAGGGTCTGAGGTGATCTGCAGTCTGCACAATGAGCACCTCAAACTCTTCTGCTTGGAAGATGAACAGcctgtgtgtgttgtgtgcaGAGATTCAGAAAAACATGCCAATCATAGATTCCGGCCCATTAATGAAGTTGCTCTATCTTACAAGGTAAGAAAAATCCTTTCATTTTACTCTATGTGCATACAGTAGCAATGTAACTATAACAATGTATCTATAACAACATGCAAACAGAACACACTTAAATCTCCTAGGGATTTAACACTTCACTTGTGTTCTAGGAAGAGCTCAAAACAGCACTGAAGTCCTTACGAGAGAAGCttaaacactcaaaaaaaattaaagcagaGTTTGATAATAAAGTTCAGCACATCAAGGTGAGGGTCACGAGTCAAGAGACAATATTAACTTATTTACAACACAGTGATTATCATAGACAAAAGTATGTAATAATTCCTGTGTAGATGATGGTGGTTTAACCACTTTTTATGTCtctgttgtttgttttatattcaGACTCAGTCTAAGCTCACAGAGCAGCAGATTAAAGAGGAGTTTAAGAAGCTTCATCAGTTTCTCAAAGATGAAGAAGAAGCTACAATCACTGCACTGATGAAGGAGGAAGAGCAGGAGAGTCAGATGATGAAGGAGAAGCTTGAGGAGATGAACAGACAAATCTCAGCTCTATCAGACACAATAAAAGACATTGAGGAAAAGATGAACGCCAGTGACGTCTCATTTCTACATGTGAGAACTGATTATTTCTTGAACTTGCTTGTTGTCCTGCCcagtcaaacaaacaaaattctttaatttattcaaatattgaGCATTTGAGGAGATGCTAAattgttttgtacattttgcAGAACTTCAATGTCACAATGGAAAGGTAAGTGAGAAATCATGTCACTCATTTCTTTGATTGTAAACTTAAA
The sequence above is drawn from the Megalobrama amblycephala isolate DHTTF-2021 linkage group LG13, ASM1881202v1, whole genome shotgun sequence genome and encodes:
- the zmp:0000001316 gene encoding E3 ubiquitin-protein ligase TRIM35 gives rise to the protein MASVKTVSVEDLTCPVCCEIFSFPVILSCSHSICKECLQQFWKTKKVRQCPICRRRSSRGEPLCNLVLKNLCESFTAESPSGSEVICSLHNEHLKLFCLEDEQPVCVVCRDSEKHANHRFRPINEVALSYKEELKTALKSLREKLKHSKKIKAEFDNKVQHIKTQSKLTEQQIKEEFKKLHQFLKDEEEATITALMKEEEQESQMMKEKLEEMNRQISALSDTIKDIEEKMNASDVSFLHNFNVTMERSRISQQDPQMLSGALINTTNYFGNCAFRVQVKIQEILHNAPVILDPNTAHPHLTLSDDLTSLTYLRALDDPDAFAFIPCVLGSEGFNSGTHCWDVEVGDNSCWSLGLMTAPKQRKEYVFSYTDFWCVEYMDGGFMSPIPKQYSTCFTIKKKLQRVRVLLDWERGKVSFSDPETNTHLCLFTSRFTKTVFPFFYTNCPNALSILPVKLFVTTEKHSYI